In the genome of Leptospira inadai serovar Lyme str. 10, one region contains:
- a CDS encoding amino acid permease, protein MGQWIEFLFAPPAIAAAIGAYFSFFLPGVSPTPIAIGIYIIFTILNICGVKAAASFELGITIFAVGELLLFSALTLPHFSWEKFALNPLPNGWVGVPASLPFAIWFFLAIEGLANVAEESKNPQRNILLGFGSTLGTLVFLCILVFVSSVGIGGWEAIVYPMAGGNTSDSPLPLALRKVYAEESWAFHLLVTIGLFGLIASFHGILLAGGRATLEFGRAGFLPKAVSQVHSRFHTPANSLILNSCLGVISLITGKTSELIVLSAFGAVTLYSGSMISFFLLRKSQPHRKRPFVVPGAPYVPAIALLLSFLVLLVMVWQHPGVFVAFVLILASGIFWARKVLFLSKDAG, encoded by the coding sequence ATGGGGCAGTGGATTGAATTTTTGTTTGCGCCGCCGGCTATTGCGGCGGCCATAGGGGCTTATTTTTCATTCTTTTTACCGGGAGTTTCTCCTACTCCGATTGCGATCGGGATCTATATTATTTTTACGATATTAAATATTTGCGGAGTGAAAGCCGCAGCTAGTTTCGAACTGGGGATCACGATTTTCGCAGTGGGGGAACTCCTGCTTTTTTCGGCCCTCACCTTGCCTCATTTTTCCTGGGAGAAATTCGCCCTGAATCCTTTGCCGAACGGTTGGGTGGGAGTTCCCGCTTCCCTGCCCTTTGCCATATGGTTTTTTCTTGCAATCGAAGGCTTAGCGAACGTCGCCGAAGAATCGAAAAACCCCCAGCGTAATATTTTACTCGGTTTCGGATCGACGTTAGGAACATTAGTTTTTCTTTGTATACTCGTTTTCGTCTCTTCCGTAGGAATCGGGGGATGGGAAGCGATCGTTTACCCTATGGCGGGAGGGAACACGTCGGATTCTCCTTTGCCACTGGCATTAAGAAAAGTTTATGCGGAAGAAAGCTGGGCCTTTCATCTATTGGTAACGATCGGCCTCTTCGGTTTAATCGCTTCCTTCCACGGAATTCTTTTAGCGGGAGGAAGGGCAACGCTTGAATTCGGGAGGGCCGGGTTTTTACCCAAGGCGGTTTCGCAAGTTCATTCGCGATTTCATACTCCGGCAAACTCCCTGATTTTGAATTCTTGTTTAGGAGTGATCTCCCTAATAACCGGAAAAACCTCGGAACTCATCGTCCTATCCGCGTTCGGAGCGGTAACGTTATATTCGGGATCGATGATTAGTTTTTTTCTTTTACGAAAATCTCAACCTCATAGAAAGCGTCCATTCGTCGTCCCGGGCGCTCCTTATGTGCCCGCGATCGCATTGCTCTTATCGTTTCTAGTGCTGCTAGTAATGGTTTGGCAACATCCGGGGGTTTTTGTCGCCTTTGTATTAATTCTCGCTAGCGGAATATTCTGGGCTAGAAAAGTTCTATTCCTTTCTAAGGATGCGGGTTAG
- a CDS encoding ethanolamine ammonia-lyase subunit EutB — protein MGYKTVLGTKTYLFPDLKDLLAKASPYRSGDELAGLAANTQEERVAAQMALADVYLSDFLNIEIIPSDIDEVTRLIFARHDGKSFSKISHLTVGEFRNFLLKETTDPPLLESLRYAITPEMAAAVSKLMSNQDLILAAKKCRVVTKFRNTIGLPGRLSVRLQPNHPTDDPKGVAASILDGLLLGSGDAVIGINPATDNVPTTIALLEMLDSIIQKYGIPTQSCVLAHLTTSMEAMRRNAPLDLVFQSIGGSETLNRSFGVNLELIREAQEMALFLKRGTLGDNVMYFETGQGSGLSAGAHHGVDQQTLETRAYAVAREFSPLLVNTVVGFIGPEYLYNGKQILRAGLEDHFCGKLLGLPMGVDVCYTNHADADQDDMDSLLTLLGVAGCNYIMGVPGADDVMLSYQSTSFHDALYLRQVLGLKPSPEFESWLLGNGIFSSETGLLPLEESGFKLLDELLTGKN, from the coding sequence ATGGGTTACAAAACCGTCTTAGGAACAAAGACATATCTTTTTCCGGATCTTAAAGACCTTCTCGCAAAGGCGAGCCCCTACCGCTCAGGGGACGAACTCGCGGGCTTGGCCGCGAATACGCAGGAGGAAAGGGTCGCCGCACAAATGGCCTTGGCGGATGTTTATTTATCAGATTTTTTGAATATAGAAATTATTCCTAGCGATATCGACGAGGTTACTCGACTGATTTTTGCCCGCCACGACGGAAAATCTTTTTCCAAAATATCGCATTTAACGGTGGGAGAATTCAGGAATTTTCTCCTGAAAGAAACGACGGATCCCCCATTGCTCGAGAGCCTCCGTTATGCGATTACTCCCGAAATGGCGGCGGCGGTGTCGAAGCTAATGTCCAATCAGGATTTGATTCTTGCGGCAAAGAAATGTAGAGTGGTCACGAAATTTCGAAATACGATAGGACTTCCCGGAAGATTATCCGTGCGTCTGCAACCGAATCATCCGACCGATGATCCAAAAGGAGTCGCAGCCAGTATTTTAGACGGACTGCTCCTCGGAAGCGGGGATGCCGTGATCGGAATCAATCCTGCGACGGATAATGTTCCGACGACGATTGCGTTACTGGAAATGTTGGATTCGATCATTCAAAAGTATGGCATTCCGACTCAGTCCTGCGTTTTGGCTCATTTGACCACGTCGATGGAAGCGATGAGACGAAACGCTCCTTTGGATCTCGTGTTTCAATCCATCGGCGGGAGCGAAACTTTAAATCGAAGCTTCGGGGTAAATTTGGAACTCATTCGCGAAGCTCAGGAAATGGCCTTGTTCTTAAAACGGGGAACGTTAGGCGACAATGTGATGTACTTCGAGACGGGTCAAGGGAGCGGCTTATCCGCCGGAGCTCATCACGGAGTCGATCAGCAGACTTTGGAAACGAGAGCGTATGCGGTCGCCAGGGAATTTTCTCCGTTATTAGTGAATACCGTCGTGGGGTTTATCGGTCCGGAATATTTATATAATGGAAAGCAGATTCTGAGGGCGGGGCTGGAAGATCACTTTTGCGGCAAACTATTGGGATTACCAATGGGGGTCGATGTCTGTTATACCAATCACGCGGATGCGGATCAGGACGATATGGATTCGCTATTAACGCTGTTGGGAGTCGCGGGATGCAATTATATCATGGGCGTTCCGGGTGCCGACGACGTTATGCTATCCTATCAAAGCACATCGTTTCACGACGCGCTTTATCTGCGACAGGTGCTCGGGTTGAAACCGTCGCCTGAATTCGAGTCATGGCTTTTGGGCAACGGAATTTTTTCTTCGGAAACCGGGCTACTTCCGCTGGAAGAAAGTGGGTTCAAATTATTAGACGAGCTATTAACCGGGAAGAATTGA
- the eutC gene encoding ethanolamine ammonia-lyase subunit EutC, whose product MPALEDWKKMTSARIGLSRSGGSLSTKELLRFRLDHARARDAVLLEPKFGELLIELDRIGKKYEIEAVPADSRAKDRGEYLLRPDLGRSLSEPSQGELQGRKGSYDLVLVCADGLSAKAIDSNLLPFLDSLLPKLKDWKLGPLVLTRLARVAIGDEIGQCLGAKAVVVIIGERPGLSSADSLGVYLTYDPKVGKTDESRNCISNIRPGGLDFEAASVKTSYLLEEALKRKLSGVELKDEMSPSFFVKGETKQLD is encoded by the coding sequence ATGCCTGCTTTGGAAGACTGGAAGAAAATGACCTCCGCAAGAATCGGCTTATCAAGATCGGGAGGATCGCTTTCCACGAAAGAGCTTCTTCGATTTAGATTGGATCATGCAAGGGCAAGGGACGCCGTTTTACTCGAGCCCAAGTTCGGAGAATTATTAATCGAACTCGATCGTATCGGAAAGAAATACGAAATCGAGGCGGTCCCGGCGGACAGTCGCGCAAAAGATCGAGGAGAATATTTGCTACGTCCTGATTTAGGCAGAAGCTTATCGGAGCCCTCGCAGGGTGAACTCCAAGGTAGAAAAGGATCGTACGACCTGGTTCTTGTTTGTGCGGACGGATTATCGGCTAAAGCTATCGATTCAAATCTTCTACCATTTTTGGATTCTCTATTACCTAAACTGAAAGATTGGAAACTCGGCCCCCTGGTGCTCACTCGCCTGGCTAGGGTCGCAATCGGAGATGAAATCGGACAATGTCTCGGTGCAAAAGCGGTAGTCGTTATCATCGGCGAAAGGCCGGGACTCTCTTCGGCGGATAGCCTTGGCGTATATTTAACCTACGACCCGAAAGTGGGTAAAACGGATGAGAGTCGTAATTGTATCTCTAATATACGTCCGGGAGGTTTAGACTTCGAAGCCGCCTCGGTTAAAACCTCTTATTTGTTGGAAGAAGCATTAAAAAGAAAGCTTTCCGGAGTGGAGTTAAAGGATGAAATGTCACCTTCCTTTTTTGTCAAGGGAGAGACGAAGCAACTTGACTAA
- a CDS encoding protein-disulfide reductase DsbD family protein, with the protein MSGYRIGLTVSVFTYIVCIFFSAEVLAESSEYRGAHSYLEVRAVSKSDDFLRLALYIKAEPGWHVYWKNPGDSGTSLRTDWKSSPPGVAADWEWPLPERIELGDSVNFGYEKPTVLFSDYKIQKPLGSDESFHIEAKLHWLVCKEECVPESTTLIIHKIEKFPPGSEKYSAYERSLKELPQTPETGLTISFRKKKDSFLFRIKGNDLPEKFDFFPEDPEIVSNQKIRTLEYSKNLIEFEIPRSEYISGDPDSIRGVLTLGSKIYSIRVNESKVGYLLEAIFFAFLGGILLNLMPCVFPVLFLKAFSISQASNKRTQRIESIFYFGGVLSFFWILFFGFEILRSGGESLGWGYQLQNPFFVFFLILVFVFLGLQMLGAFDFAVGLSGPLVRLADQKGKVGAFFSGALTVLVATPCTAPLMGSALVYAFSENILNGLFVFTSMAVGMSLPLLVFQNSSRLTKLLPKPGAWMRTFKEFLAFPLLMTAIWLFWVFNGITNRNDASLALLIILLLFFFVWINKIAASKIIKKAVLGLTILTVLSSVYVFRNRAITIPTLESGHREISREEYSKERLAFHLKEGHSVFLYFTADWCITCKFNERTVLSTDTVLNEFLTKEIVVLKGDWTSEDPKISAALESYGRNSVPFYVYYPKGKKENPRFLPTMLTTGLLLEALR; encoded by the coding sequence ATGTCCGGATATAGAATCGGTTTAACGGTTTCCGTTTTTACTTATATCGTTTGCATATTTTTTTCTGCGGAAGTTCTTGCGGAAAGTTCCGAATATCGAGGAGCTCATTCCTATCTAGAAGTAAGGGCAGTATCAAAATCCGACGACTTTCTGCGCTTGGCACTTTACATAAAAGCGGAGCCAGGTTGGCACGTTTATTGGAAAAATCCCGGCGATTCGGGAACCTCCCTACGAACGGATTGGAAATCGAGTCCGCCGGGCGTCGCCGCAGATTGGGAATGGCCGCTTCCGGAGCGAATCGAGTTGGGGGACTCGGTTAATTTCGGGTATGAGAAGCCGACAGTTCTTTTTTCGGACTATAAAATTCAAAAGCCTCTCGGATCGGATGAATCGTTTCACATCGAAGCGAAATTGCATTGGCTCGTATGTAAAGAAGAATGCGTTCCCGAATCGACAACTTTAATCATTCATAAAATAGAAAAATTTCCTCCCGGATCCGAAAAATATTCCGCCTACGAAAGAAGCCTGAAAGAATTACCGCAAACTCCGGAGACAGGATTGACGATCTCTTTCAGAAAAAAGAAAGATAGTTTCCTGTTTCGGATAAAAGGGAACGATCTCCCGGAGAAATTCGATTTTTTCCCGGAGGATCCCGAGATAGTTTCGAATCAAAAAATACGAACTTTAGAATATTCAAAAAATTTGATCGAATTCGAAATTCCGAGATCCGAATATATTTCGGGAGATCCGGATTCTATCCGCGGGGTTTTGACCCTTGGCTCTAAAATTTATTCGATCCGGGTAAATGAATCTAAAGTAGGTTATTTACTCGAAGCGATATTTTTTGCATTCCTTGGCGGAATTCTCTTAAATTTAATGCCTTGCGTTTTTCCGGTTTTGTTTTTGAAGGCTTTCTCGATTTCCCAAGCTTCGAATAAACGAACTCAGCGAATCGAGTCCATATTCTACTTCGGCGGTGTGCTTTCCTTTTTTTGGATTTTGTTTTTCGGATTCGAAATCCTTCGATCCGGAGGAGAAAGTTTGGGCTGGGGATACCAACTCCAGAATCCATTCTTCGTTTTTTTTCTTATCCTCGTCTTCGTGTTTCTAGGATTACAAATGTTAGGCGCTTTCGATTTTGCCGTCGGTTTAAGCGGTCCTCTCGTAAGATTAGCGGATCAAAAGGGGAAGGTTGGTGCATTTTTTTCGGGAGCTTTAACCGTCCTTGTCGCCACTCCGTGTACGGCTCCTCTCATGGGCTCGGCATTGGTATACGCTTTCTCCGAGAATATTTTAAACGGCCTATTCGTGTTTACGTCCATGGCTGTCGGTATGTCCTTGCCGCTACTCGTATTTCAGAACAGTAGCAGGCTAACGAAACTTTTACCCAAGCCGGGAGCGTGGATGCGGACATTTAAGGAGTTTCTCGCATTCCCGTTATTGATGACTGCAATTTGGTTGTTCTGGGTTTTTAACGGCATCACGAATCGAAACGATGCAAGTTTAGCGCTTCTTATAATTTTATTATTATTTTTTTTCGTATGGATAAATAAAATTGCCGCTTCTAAAATAATTAAGAAAGCCGTCCTGGGGTTGACGATCCTAACCGTTTTATCAAGCGTGTACGTTTTTCGGAACAGGGCTATAACGATTCCTACTTTAGAATCCGGGCACCGCGAAATTTCGAGGGAGGAATATTCCAAGGAAAGATTAGCATTTCATTTAAAGGAAGGGCATAGTGTCTTTCTATATTTTACGGCTGATTGGTGCATCACCTGTAAGTTTAATGAAAGAACGGTCTTGTCCACCGACACGGTCTTAAACGAGTTCCTGACTAAGGAGATCGTAGTTTTAAAGGGAGACTGGACAAGCGAAGATCCGAAAATCTCGGCAGCTTTGGAATCGTATGGAAGAAATAGCGTTCCTTTTTACGTTTATTATCCGAAGGGCAAAAAGGAGAACCCCCGTTTCCTACCTACGATGTTGACGACCGGACTGTTGCTCGAGGCCCTTCGATAA